Proteins encoded in a region of the Elaeis guineensis isolate ETL-2024a chromosome 7, EG11, whole genome shotgun sequence genome:
- the LOC105033188 gene encoding GTP cyclohydrolase 1 isoform X3, producing MGALEEARFEGELENGVGLDEPEEELDAGSGLGSRPEATRAIEEVIRVLLQGLGEDPEREGLRKTPLRVAKAFREGTRGYRQKVKDIVQGALFPEAGLDNGTGHAGGAGGLVVVREISLFSYCESCLLPFSIQCHVGYVPSGQRVVGLSKLSRVADVFAKRLQDPQRLSDDICAALQNSINPAGVAVALQCWHIQFPEVLRCNPNPKHLSKSDMQGWVQASVCSSSGVFEVKGNSFWNDFLALLKFRGINLEGGSKSCFPVQSWCPSRSLEVPLCNGHSTKSPNNGKVSSKPGHAYAAMVAAVTSILYSLGEDPMRKELIGTPYRYVQWLMNFKSSNLDFKMNGFNLGKLCLHKTGDVVNSQCHIHSVLNLPFCSQCEHHLLPFHGVVHIGYFDEEEGKHIERSIFQSMVHYYGCKLQVQERLTRQIAEAVHVVFRRGVMVVVEANHICMISRGIEKVGSSTATIAVMGQFSTDPAAKALFLQTISNSTASGG from the exons ATGGGAGCTCTGGAGGAGGCGCGGTTCGAGGGGGAGCTGGAGAACGGGGTGGGGCTGGACGAGCCGGAGGAGGAGCTGGACGCCGGGTCGGGATTGGGATCCAGGCCTGAGGCGACGAGGGCCATCGAGGAGGTCATCAGGGTCCTTCTGCAAGGCCTGGGGGAGGACCCCGAGCGGGAGGGGCTCAGAAAGACGCCGCTCCGCGTTGCCAAGGCCTTCCGGGAGGGCACCAGAG GTTACAGACAAAAGGTGAAGGACATTGTTCAAGGTGCTCTGTTTCCTGAAGCTGGTTTGGACAATGGGACAGGTCATGCAGGAGGAGCTGGTGGGCTGGTGGTTGTTCGAGAAATCAGCCTGTTCTCGTATTGCGAGTCTTGCCTGCTTCCATTTAGCATTCAGTGCCATGTTGGTTATGTCCCATCAGGGCAACGAGTTGTTGGCCTAAGCAAGCTTTCTAGGGTTGCAGATGTCTTTGCTAAGAGGCTTCAAGACCCACAGAGGCTGTCTGATGATATCTGTGCTGCACTGCAGAACAGCATCAACCCGGCTGGTGTGGCCGTTGCTCTTCAGTGCTGGCACATCCAGTTTCCAGAAGTTCTAAGGTGCAATCCCAACCCAAAACATCTTTCCAAATCGGACATGCAGGGCTGGGTACAGGCATCAGTCTGTTCTAGTTCTGGAGTTTTTGAGGTTAAGGGTAACTCTTTCTGGAATGATTTCTTAGCTCTTCTGAAGTTCAGGGGTATAAACTTGGAAGGGGGCAGTAAAAGCTGCTTTCCTGTTCAGTCTTGGTGCCCATCAAGGTCTTTGGAAGTGCCTCTATGCAATGGGCATAGCACAAAAAGTCCCAATAATGGTAAGGTTTCTTCCAAGCCAGGGCATGCTTATGCTGCCATGGTTGCTGCGGTAACCTCAATTCTCTACTCCCTTGGTGAAGACCCAATGAGGAAAGAACTCATTGGCACCCCTTACCGTTATGTGCAGTGGCTGATGAATTTTAAGAGCTCTAACCTGGACTTTAAGATGAATGGTTTCAATCTTGGTAAATTGTGTTTGCATAAGACAGGAGATGTTGTTAATAGCCAATGTCATATTCATTCTGTGTTGAATTTGCCTTTCTGCTCTCAGTGCGAGCATCATCTACTGCCATTCCATGGAGTGGTGCACATAGGCTACTTTGACGAGGAAGAAGGCAAACATATCGAGCGGTCCATTTTTCAGTCAATGGTTCATTACTATGGTTGCAAACTCCAAGTGCAAGAGAGGCTCACGAGGCAGATAGCGGAGGCAGTTCATGTTGTTTTCCGTAGGGGAGTGATGGTGGTTGTAGAAGCCAACCACATTTGTATGATATCTAGAGGGATTGAGAAGGTGGGAAGTAGCACGGCAACAATTGCTGTTATGGGTCAGTTTTCAACTGATCCTGCTGCCAAGGCATTGTTTCTTCAGACTATTTCGAACAGTACTGCATCAGGTGGATGA
- the LOC105033188 gene encoding GTP cyclohydrolase 1 isoform X1: MGALEEARFEGELENGVGLDEPEEELDAGSGLGSRPEATRAIEEVIRVLLQGLGEDPEREGLRKTPLRVAKAFREGTRGCLLHMQDEDREKEGRKKRGRSSFYCWHLALQRSVRQKVKDIVQGALFPEAGLDNGTGHAGGAGGLVVVREISLFSYCESCLLPFSIQCHVGYVPSGQRVVGLSKLSRVADVFAKRLQDPQRLSDDICAALQNSINPAGVAVALQCWHIQFPEVLRCNPNPKHLSKSDMQGWVQASVCSSSGVFEVKGNSFWNDFLALLKFRGINLEGGSKSCFPVQSWCPSRSLEVPLCNGHSTKSPNNGKVSSKPGHAYAAMVAAVTSILYSLGEDPMRKELIGTPYRYVQWLMNFKSSNLDFKMNGFNLGKLCLHKTGDVVNSQCHIHSVLNLPFCSQCEHHLLPFHGVVHIGYFDEEEGKHIERSIFQSMVHYYGCKLQVQERLTRQIAEAVHVVFRRGVMVVVEANHICMISRGIEKVGSSTATIAVMGQFSTDPAAKALFLQTISNSTASGG; the protein is encoded by the exons ATGGGAGCTCTGGAGGAGGCGCGGTTCGAGGGGGAGCTGGAGAACGGGGTGGGGCTGGACGAGCCGGAGGAGGAGCTGGACGCCGGGTCGGGATTGGGATCCAGGCCTGAGGCGACGAGGGCCATCGAGGAGGTCATCAGGGTCCTTCTGCAAGGCCTGGGGGAGGACCCCGAGCGGGAGGGGCTCAGAAAGACGCCGCTCCGCGTTGCCAAGGCCTTCCGGGAGGGCACCAGAG GCTGTTTGCTTCACATGCAAGATGAAGACAGAGagaaggaaggaagaaagaaaagaggtagATCCAGTTTTTATTGCTGGCATTTGGCTCTTCAAAGATCAGTCAG ACAAAAGGTGAAGGACATTGTTCAAGGTGCTCTGTTTCCTGAAGCTGGTTTGGACAATGGGACAGGTCATGCAGGAGGAGCTGGTGGGCTGGTGGTTGTTCGAGAAATCAGCCTGTTCTCGTATTGCGAGTCTTGCCTGCTTCCATTTAGCATTCAGTGCCATGTTGGTTATGTCCCATCAGGGCAACGAGTTGTTGGCCTAAGCAAGCTTTCTAGGGTTGCAGATGTCTTTGCTAAGAGGCTTCAAGACCCACAGAGGCTGTCTGATGATATCTGTGCTGCACTGCAGAACAGCATCAACCCGGCTGGTGTGGCCGTTGCTCTTCAGTGCTGGCACATCCAGTTTCCAGAAGTTCTAAGGTGCAATCCCAACCCAAAACATCTTTCCAAATCGGACATGCAGGGCTGGGTACAGGCATCAGTCTGTTCTAGTTCTGGAGTTTTTGAGGTTAAGGGTAACTCTTTCTGGAATGATTTCTTAGCTCTTCTGAAGTTCAGGGGTATAAACTTGGAAGGGGGCAGTAAAAGCTGCTTTCCTGTTCAGTCTTGGTGCCCATCAAGGTCTTTGGAAGTGCCTCTATGCAATGGGCATAGCACAAAAAGTCCCAATAATGGTAAGGTTTCTTCCAAGCCAGGGCATGCTTATGCTGCCATGGTTGCTGCGGTAACCTCAATTCTCTACTCCCTTGGTGAAGACCCAATGAGGAAAGAACTCATTGGCACCCCTTACCGTTATGTGCAGTGGCTGATGAATTTTAAGAGCTCTAACCTGGACTTTAAGATGAATGGTTTCAATCTTGGTAAATTGTGTTTGCATAAGACAGGAGATGTTGTTAATAGCCAATGTCATATTCATTCTGTGTTGAATTTGCCTTTCTGCTCTCAGTGCGAGCATCATCTACTGCCATTCCATGGAGTGGTGCACATAGGCTACTTTGACGAGGAAGAAGGCAAACATATCGAGCGGTCCATTTTTCAGTCAATGGTTCATTACTATGGTTGCAAACTCCAAGTGCAAGAGAGGCTCACGAGGCAGATAGCGGAGGCAGTTCATGTTGTTTTCCGTAGGGGAGTGATGGTGGTTGTAGAAGCCAACCACATTTGTATGATATCTAGAGGGATTGAGAAGGTGGGAAGTAGCACGGCAACAATTGCTGTTATGGGTCAGTTTTCAACTGATCCTGCTGCCAAGGCATTGTTTCTTCAGACTATTTCGAACAGTACTGCATCAGGTGGATGA
- the LOC105033188 gene encoding GTP cyclohydrolase 1 isoform X2, whose translation MGALEEARFEGELENGVGLDEPEEELDAGSGLGSRPEATRAIEEVIRVLLQGLGEDPEREGLRKTPLRVAKAFREGTRGCLLHMQDEDREKEGRKKRGYRQKVKDIVQGALFPEAGLDNGTGHAGGAGGLVVVREISLFSYCESCLLPFSIQCHVGYVPSGQRVVGLSKLSRVADVFAKRLQDPQRLSDDICAALQNSINPAGVAVALQCWHIQFPEVLRCNPNPKHLSKSDMQGWVQASVCSSSGVFEVKGNSFWNDFLALLKFRGINLEGGSKSCFPVQSWCPSRSLEVPLCNGHSTKSPNNGKVSSKPGHAYAAMVAAVTSILYSLGEDPMRKELIGTPYRYVQWLMNFKSSNLDFKMNGFNLGKLCLHKTGDVVNSQCHIHSVLNLPFCSQCEHHLLPFHGVVHIGYFDEEEGKHIERSIFQSMVHYYGCKLQVQERLTRQIAEAVHVVFRRGVMVVVEANHICMISRGIEKVGSSTATIAVMGQFSTDPAAKALFLQTISNSTASGG comes from the exons ATGGGAGCTCTGGAGGAGGCGCGGTTCGAGGGGGAGCTGGAGAACGGGGTGGGGCTGGACGAGCCGGAGGAGGAGCTGGACGCCGGGTCGGGATTGGGATCCAGGCCTGAGGCGACGAGGGCCATCGAGGAGGTCATCAGGGTCCTTCTGCAAGGCCTGGGGGAGGACCCCGAGCGGGAGGGGCTCAGAAAGACGCCGCTCCGCGTTGCCAAGGCCTTCCGGGAGGGCACCAGAG GCTGTTTGCTTCACATGCAAGATGAAGACAGAGagaaggaaggaagaaagaaaagag GTTACAGACAAAAGGTGAAGGACATTGTTCAAGGTGCTCTGTTTCCTGAAGCTGGTTTGGACAATGGGACAGGTCATGCAGGAGGAGCTGGTGGGCTGGTGGTTGTTCGAGAAATCAGCCTGTTCTCGTATTGCGAGTCTTGCCTGCTTCCATTTAGCATTCAGTGCCATGTTGGTTATGTCCCATCAGGGCAACGAGTTGTTGGCCTAAGCAAGCTTTCTAGGGTTGCAGATGTCTTTGCTAAGAGGCTTCAAGACCCACAGAGGCTGTCTGATGATATCTGTGCTGCACTGCAGAACAGCATCAACCCGGCTGGTGTGGCCGTTGCTCTTCAGTGCTGGCACATCCAGTTTCCAGAAGTTCTAAGGTGCAATCCCAACCCAAAACATCTTTCCAAATCGGACATGCAGGGCTGGGTACAGGCATCAGTCTGTTCTAGTTCTGGAGTTTTTGAGGTTAAGGGTAACTCTTTCTGGAATGATTTCTTAGCTCTTCTGAAGTTCAGGGGTATAAACTTGGAAGGGGGCAGTAAAAGCTGCTTTCCTGTTCAGTCTTGGTGCCCATCAAGGTCTTTGGAAGTGCCTCTATGCAATGGGCATAGCACAAAAAGTCCCAATAATGGTAAGGTTTCTTCCAAGCCAGGGCATGCTTATGCTGCCATGGTTGCTGCGGTAACCTCAATTCTCTACTCCCTTGGTGAAGACCCAATGAGGAAAGAACTCATTGGCACCCCTTACCGTTATGTGCAGTGGCTGATGAATTTTAAGAGCTCTAACCTGGACTTTAAGATGAATGGTTTCAATCTTGGTAAATTGTGTTTGCATAAGACAGGAGATGTTGTTAATAGCCAATGTCATATTCATTCTGTGTTGAATTTGCCTTTCTGCTCTCAGTGCGAGCATCATCTACTGCCATTCCATGGAGTGGTGCACATAGGCTACTTTGACGAGGAAGAAGGCAAACATATCGAGCGGTCCATTTTTCAGTCAATGGTTCATTACTATGGTTGCAAACTCCAAGTGCAAGAGAGGCTCACGAGGCAGATAGCGGAGGCAGTTCATGTTGTTTTCCGTAGGGGAGTGATGGTGGTTGTAGAAGCCAACCACATTTGTATGATATCTAGAGGGATTGAGAAGGTGGGAAGTAGCACGGCAACAATTGCTGTTATGGGTCAGTTTTCAACTGATCCTGCTGCCAAGGCATTGTTTCTTCAGACTATTTCGAACAGTACTGCATCAGGTGGATGA
- the LOC105033188 gene encoding GTP cyclohydrolase 1 isoform X4: MARHLGCLLHMQDEDREKEGRKKRGRSSFYCWHLALQRSVRQKVKDIVQGALFPEAGLDNGTGHAGGAGGLVVVREISLFSYCESCLLPFSIQCHVGYVPSGQRVVGLSKLSRVADVFAKRLQDPQRLSDDICAALQNSINPAGVAVALQCWHIQFPEVLRCNPNPKHLSKSDMQGWVQASVCSSSGVFEVKGNSFWNDFLALLKFRGINLEGGSKSCFPVQSWCPSRSLEVPLCNGHSTKSPNNGKVSSKPGHAYAAMVAAVTSILYSLGEDPMRKELIGTPYRYVQWLMNFKSSNLDFKMNGFNLGKLCLHKTGDVVNSQCHIHSVLNLPFCSQCEHHLLPFHGVVHIGYFDEEEGKHIERSIFQSMVHYYGCKLQVQERLTRQIAEAVHVVFRRGVMVVVEANHICMISRGIEKVGSSTATIAVMGQFSTDPAAKALFLQTISNSTASGG, from the exons ATGGCCCGACATCTTG GCTGTTTGCTTCACATGCAAGATGAAGACAGAGagaaggaaggaagaaagaaaagaggtagATCCAGTTTTTATTGCTGGCATTTGGCTCTTCAAAGATCAGTCAG ACAAAAGGTGAAGGACATTGTTCAAGGTGCTCTGTTTCCTGAAGCTGGTTTGGACAATGGGACAGGTCATGCAGGAGGAGCTGGTGGGCTGGTGGTTGTTCGAGAAATCAGCCTGTTCTCGTATTGCGAGTCTTGCCTGCTTCCATTTAGCATTCAGTGCCATGTTGGTTATGTCCCATCAGGGCAACGAGTTGTTGGCCTAAGCAAGCTTTCTAGGGTTGCAGATGTCTTTGCTAAGAGGCTTCAAGACCCACAGAGGCTGTCTGATGATATCTGTGCTGCACTGCAGAACAGCATCAACCCGGCTGGTGTGGCCGTTGCTCTTCAGTGCTGGCACATCCAGTTTCCAGAAGTTCTAAGGTGCAATCCCAACCCAAAACATCTTTCCAAATCGGACATGCAGGGCTGGGTACAGGCATCAGTCTGTTCTAGTTCTGGAGTTTTTGAGGTTAAGGGTAACTCTTTCTGGAATGATTTCTTAGCTCTTCTGAAGTTCAGGGGTATAAACTTGGAAGGGGGCAGTAAAAGCTGCTTTCCTGTTCAGTCTTGGTGCCCATCAAGGTCTTTGGAAGTGCCTCTATGCAATGGGCATAGCACAAAAAGTCCCAATAATGGTAAGGTTTCTTCCAAGCCAGGGCATGCTTATGCTGCCATGGTTGCTGCGGTAACCTCAATTCTCTACTCCCTTGGTGAAGACCCAATGAGGAAAGAACTCATTGGCACCCCTTACCGTTATGTGCAGTGGCTGATGAATTTTAAGAGCTCTAACCTGGACTTTAAGATGAATGGTTTCAATCTTGGTAAATTGTGTTTGCATAAGACAGGAGATGTTGTTAATAGCCAATGTCATATTCATTCTGTGTTGAATTTGCCTTTCTGCTCTCAGTGCGAGCATCATCTACTGCCATTCCATGGAGTGGTGCACATAGGCTACTTTGACGAGGAAGAAGGCAAACATATCGAGCGGTCCATTTTTCAGTCAATGGTTCATTACTATGGTTGCAAACTCCAAGTGCAAGAGAGGCTCACGAGGCAGATAGCGGAGGCAGTTCATGTTGTTTTCCGTAGGGGAGTGATGGTGGTTGTAGAAGCCAACCACATTTGTATGATATCTAGAGGGATTGAGAAGGTGGGAAGTAGCACGGCAACAATTGCTGTTATGGGTCAGTTTTCAACTGATCCTGCTGCCAAGGCATTGTTTCTTCAGACTATTTCGAACAGTACTGCATCAGGTGGATGA
- the LOC105033188 gene encoding GTP cyclohydrolase 1 isoform X6 codes for MARHLGCLLHMQDEDREKEGRKKRGYRQKVKDIVQGALFPEAGLDNGTGHAGGAGGLVVVREISLFSYCESCLLPFSIQCHVGYVPSGQRVVGLSKLSRVADVFAKRLQDPQRLSDDICAALQNSINPAGVAVALQCWHIQFPEVLRCNPNPKHLSKSDMQGWVQASVCSSSGVFEVKGNSFWNDFLALLKFRGINLEGGSKSCFPVQSWCPSRSLEVPLCNGHSTKSPNNGKVSSKPGHAYAAMVAAVTSILYSLGEDPMRKELIGTPYRYVQWLMNFKSSNLDFKMNGFNLGKLCLHKTGDVVNSQCHIHSVLNLPFCSQCEHHLLPFHGVVHIGYFDEEEGKHIERSIFQSMVHYYGCKLQVQERLTRQIAEAVHVVFRRGVMVVVEANHICMISRGIEKVGSSTATIAVMGQFSTDPAAKALFLQTISNSTASGG; via the exons ATGGCCCGACATCTTG GCTGTTTGCTTCACATGCAAGATGAAGACAGAGagaaggaaggaagaaagaaaagag GTTACAGACAAAAGGTGAAGGACATTGTTCAAGGTGCTCTGTTTCCTGAAGCTGGTTTGGACAATGGGACAGGTCATGCAGGAGGAGCTGGTGGGCTGGTGGTTGTTCGAGAAATCAGCCTGTTCTCGTATTGCGAGTCTTGCCTGCTTCCATTTAGCATTCAGTGCCATGTTGGTTATGTCCCATCAGGGCAACGAGTTGTTGGCCTAAGCAAGCTTTCTAGGGTTGCAGATGTCTTTGCTAAGAGGCTTCAAGACCCACAGAGGCTGTCTGATGATATCTGTGCTGCACTGCAGAACAGCATCAACCCGGCTGGTGTGGCCGTTGCTCTTCAGTGCTGGCACATCCAGTTTCCAGAAGTTCTAAGGTGCAATCCCAACCCAAAACATCTTTCCAAATCGGACATGCAGGGCTGGGTACAGGCATCAGTCTGTTCTAGTTCTGGAGTTTTTGAGGTTAAGGGTAACTCTTTCTGGAATGATTTCTTAGCTCTTCTGAAGTTCAGGGGTATAAACTTGGAAGGGGGCAGTAAAAGCTGCTTTCCTGTTCAGTCTTGGTGCCCATCAAGGTCTTTGGAAGTGCCTCTATGCAATGGGCATAGCACAAAAAGTCCCAATAATGGTAAGGTTTCTTCCAAGCCAGGGCATGCTTATGCTGCCATGGTTGCTGCGGTAACCTCAATTCTCTACTCCCTTGGTGAAGACCCAATGAGGAAAGAACTCATTGGCACCCCTTACCGTTATGTGCAGTGGCTGATGAATTTTAAGAGCTCTAACCTGGACTTTAAGATGAATGGTTTCAATCTTGGTAAATTGTGTTTGCATAAGACAGGAGATGTTGTTAATAGCCAATGTCATATTCATTCTGTGTTGAATTTGCCTTTCTGCTCTCAGTGCGAGCATCATCTACTGCCATTCCATGGAGTGGTGCACATAGGCTACTTTGACGAGGAAGAAGGCAAACATATCGAGCGGTCCATTTTTCAGTCAATGGTTCATTACTATGGTTGCAAACTCCAAGTGCAAGAGAGGCTCACGAGGCAGATAGCGGAGGCAGTTCATGTTGTTTTCCGTAGGGGAGTGATGGTGGTTGTAGAAGCCAACCACATTTGTATGATATCTAGAGGGATTGAGAAGGTGGGAAGTAGCACGGCAACAATTGCTGTTATGGGTCAGTTTTCAACTGATCCTGCTGCCAAGGCATTGTTTCTTCAGACTATTTCGAACAGTACTGCATCAGGTGGATGA
- the LOC105033188 gene encoding GTP cyclohydrolase 1 isoform X5: MKTERRKEERKEVDPVFIAGIWLFKDQSGYRQKVKDIVQGALFPEAGLDNGTGHAGGAGGLVVVREISLFSYCESCLLPFSIQCHVGYVPSGQRVVGLSKLSRVADVFAKRLQDPQRLSDDICAALQNSINPAGVAVALQCWHIQFPEVLRCNPNPKHLSKSDMQGWVQASVCSSSGVFEVKGNSFWNDFLALLKFRGINLEGGSKSCFPVQSWCPSRSLEVPLCNGHSTKSPNNGKVSSKPGHAYAAMVAAVTSILYSLGEDPMRKELIGTPYRYVQWLMNFKSSNLDFKMNGFNLGKLCLHKTGDVVNSQCHIHSVLNLPFCSQCEHHLLPFHGVVHIGYFDEEEGKHIERSIFQSMVHYYGCKLQVQERLTRQIAEAVHVVFRRGVMVVVEANHICMISRGIEKVGSSTATIAVMGQFSTDPAAKALFLQTISNSTASGG; this comes from the exons ATGAAGACAGAGagaaggaaggaagaaagaaaagaggtagATCCAGTTTTTATTGCTGGCATTTGGCTCTTCAAAGATCAGTCAG GTTACAGACAAAAGGTGAAGGACATTGTTCAAGGTGCTCTGTTTCCTGAAGCTGGTTTGGACAATGGGACAGGTCATGCAGGAGGAGCTGGTGGGCTGGTGGTTGTTCGAGAAATCAGCCTGTTCTCGTATTGCGAGTCTTGCCTGCTTCCATTTAGCATTCAGTGCCATGTTGGTTATGTCCCATCAGGGCAACGAGTTGTTGGCCTAAGCAAGCTTTCTAGGGTTGCAGATGTCTTTGCTAAGAGGCTTCAAGACCCACAGAGGCTGTCTGATGATATCTGTGCTGCACTGCAGAACAGCATCAACCCGGCTGGTGTGGCCGTTGCTCTTCAGTGCTGGCACATCCAGTTTCCAGAAGTTCTAAGGTGCAATCCCAACCCAAAACATCTTTCCAAATCGGACATGCAGGGCTGGGTACAGGCATCAGTCTGTTCTAGTTCTGGAGTTTTTGAGGTTAAGGGTAACTCTTTCTGGAATGATTTCTTAGCTCTTCTGAAGTTCAGGGGTATAAACTTGGAAGGGGGCAGTAAAAGCTGCTTTCCTGTTCAGTCTTGGTGCCCATCAAGGTCTTTGGAAGTGCCTCTATGCAATGGGCATAGCACAAAAAGTCCCAATAATGGTAAGGTTTCTTCCAAGCCAGGGCATGCTTATGCTGCCATGGTTGCTGCGGTAACCTCAATTCTCTACTCCCTTGGTGAAGACCCAATGAGGAAAGAACTCATTGGCACCCCTTACCGTTATGTGCAGTGGCTGATGAATTTTAAGAGCTCTAACCTGGACTTTAAGATGAATGGTTTCAATCTTGGTAAATTGTGTTTGCATAAGACAGGAGATGTTGTTAATAGCCAATGTCATATTCATTCTGTGTTGAATTTGCCTTTCTGCTCTCAGTGCGAGCATCATCTACTGCCATTCCATGGAGTGGTGCACATAGGCTACTTTGACGAGGAAGAAGGCAAACATATCGAGCGGTCCATTTTTCAGTCAATGGTTCATTACTATGGTTGCAAACTCCAAGTGCAAGAGAGGCTCACGAGGCAGATAGCGGAGGCAGTTCATGTTGTTTTCCGTAGGGGAGTGATGGTGGTTGTAGAAGCCAACCACATTTGTATGATATCTAGAGGGATTGAGAAGGTGGGAAGTAGCACGGCAACAATTGCTGTTATGGGTCAGTTTTCAACTGATCCTGCTGCCAAGGCATTGTTTCTTCAGACTATTTCGAACAGTACTGCATCAGGTGGATGA